The DNA segment cattacttgttatttattataacttcagGTGGACTTATCATCATTGCcaataatagataaaattgATTTGTCGAAAAAGTTTGTGGTCATGAAGTCGCATCCCGTGCCAGAGCCCTGCAAGAAACACATCTGCAGGTTCATACTGCCAAGTATGTTGAGCTactattataagtataaaaaattatatagaaatttgaCTTTGTTTTAGTATTGGAAGATGTATTTTacaaacttttgttttttcaatCATTGATATGATCTAagtacaaaatacatatatatatttatttatatgtgtatatatacatgtatacatacatacatatatatatatatatatatatatatatatacatgtatacatacatatatatatatatatatatatatatatatatatatatatatatatatcattgcacatatattttccaaactaaatacaaattttcttaattctcATAGAAGAAAAACTcttgtgaatattatttttttcaaatagatATGTTTATGCAATTAATTCTCAAACATTAGTGTGTGTGCTATCAACCGTTTAGTCATCTTGATGTGTTATTCATCAATATTATCatgaaatgatattaataatgaaaaaaaaaattgttaaaaaaaaacgcgcTTTTATAGCTAACTGATCtaaaacatagaaaataattttcttttataaagaaatcataTTACAGTAGTAgaaggtaaaaataaaattcagattaaaaagcgtggggtgcattTGACTACATTTCGTATCTTTCCTCTCGTAGCTAGTTGCCTCTAGAATGATTGTAACATTCAGTATCAAGCACTGCACACTTAattctgaattaaattattctgttaataacttaatttttatttataattttatttggagaTCATTAACTGTGAATTATTGTTTGACAAACATACAACCCAAGCTAATAAAAGCGTGTTAATGTTGAtgattattaatgattttttcccatatttaacaatgaaattaaatatccaGATGAGAAGACAATGTCAATGTTGCCGCTATGGTCGGTGGAGTCAGAGTTGGCGCAGTATTGTCTAGATCGAGGCGCCATCTGTGTGGCCTCAGAAGACGCGCTCGGCTGTCTCGTTGAACTGGATAGACCCTGGGACCTCGCCCTCTCGGTGCACCGGGTCACTGACCCAGGTATCCAACACTGTAATCTAGATTGAGCAATCgactgttataaaaataacagtaacTTAGCTCGGCACTCGTACGCCTTCTATCTAATTTTCTTaactatatttagtatttacacATGACATGAGACGACTTCTCATGACACGTGACATGTCATCTCATGACGTAACGAGAGATGAGCGATGACATTACATTTGACATGTGACGTGACTACAGCGCTTGGATTGAACGACTCAAACCAAGATGTTGCAAACACTACttcataatgaatatttaatgaaaatataattgtagaCGGTGAGCCAGTTAACATACTGATACTGGGTGAGGAGTTTGTTGCGAACAAGGAGTCGCCTCTCACGCGGAGCTACAAGGCGTTCAAGTATTTATTGGAGCAGGAGTTAATACCGTAAGATCGTTATACTTTCGTGTAACAGTTAAAATTGCGGGCACGAAAACAAACATCTCTAGAACAATAaaagttgtattaaaattttcagagcatcagaaaaattaaaacaaagtgcGGGAAATGGAGATGATTCAGACGAAAATACAGATGATATAGATTTAGATGGAAGCTCGGATGATGAAAACAACAGACTGTGTATTGATGGTAAATAATGCTATTACAAGGATTTAgtgacatatatgtatatataaattatgttatattgttCTGTAGATGCACAGATGGATGTTACACAGGATATGGAGGAAGGGGATTCGAAGGCTGGAGACGACATGCCGAGCGGCAGACTAGATACCTGTGATGACAATGAGTTTGAATTGAACCGATGCACGTGTAAAGGTCAGTAAGGAGTTTAGTAGCACGGCTGGCTGAGACACACTGACACTAATGTCTCAGAAACACTTAGAATTTTTCTATTGATATTAGTTTGAGAATAGAAACTGAATTTATAATACCGAGCGTCTGCTCAGAATATATTGAGATTCAGTCTTGTTGTAAACTTGAAAATTCACaagtttttatgtacaaaaaatactttaggAATGTCTTCAAAAGGgctaaatgtatttaatgaaacttaaaaaaaaaatccgatCTCGTACGGTCGTTAGCCGGAGCTCCGGTTGAGTCCGCTCATTGGTGGAGTTGTATATGAAGTCACGTGATGCtgacgatagatggcgctgtactGTAGTTGCCTTATAAGCTTAAAAATCACTTAAATTAGTATCTATTTAAACCCAATTCCGAGAGCCGCTAGCACTAAGTCGCGGACAACAGCTTGTCGTTTATTTGTTGGTACGACTTTAACGAAGCCTCTTTTCCTTGCgaacatatttctgtattctCTTAACACAATCTGTCGAATCTCCGTCCAATTAAGTctagtttttaattgaatgaaaTTCTGATAGACAATATACAACGTAAAATTTTTCGATACAAGCAAGATTCAAACCTTTAACTTATTGAACGCGatgttaattgaaatattgtcTGGACATTGCttcaatgtaaaaaatttacttacacCAAGTGTAACAAATGTCGCAGGGACTATGTTCGAGACGCCTCCGCCGAGGTCGTTTAGGAAGTGGCGGATCACTGACAGGACGAATGATGACAGTTTCAGTGTGATAGTGCACTGCGAGCATCGCCTGAGGGTGAGACTTGTTATGTGTTTGTAGTTAACCGACTTCGAAAACGATAGTGACGCTTTATTACAGTTTCTTAACATTGATTTTTCTGTTTTGAACATAATCGGACCTTAAATCAACTGGCCGTctgttataattcaattttaatgtcCCTCAAGGAATGCAGTCTTGAAAGTGTTTTtgtaaaaccaaatttttccTCGAATTCGATTGTTTTTGATCGAATCTTATCTAACCTAATGCAAAATTAATaccttgttaaatattaagatcTATTAAGGGGAAAATGATAACTTAAAATTCCTCTTTCTATCTCCCGATGCCAACTTCCCCTTCAACCACGTCCTAAGCCGATATCCGGTCTCTTAGATGCACGCTTGGGactcccggtgacgctgtcaaaGTCATCAGGGCTAGCAGCTGCAGTCAAatccaaaacaaaaataacaaataattcctCCACTAACACCAACAGCTTTAAGCTTCTCGTTTTCCCATCTTACAAACTGAAGTTACAGAAAATTTTCAAGTGTTTGTCTGTCATTGTGAAGGACAAACACTCGGAGCTGATCGTGGAGCCGACACCAGAGTATCAGCTGGAGCTGGGCGCGGCCGCCCTGAGCCAGGGCCGGCTGAGGAAACTCGCGCTGGCCGGGAGGATCAGGAAGAACGCCGGCGTGCTGCACGGTCAGTATACTGGCTATACTGGAGTTGCTAAATGACTTGATGTTTGGTGTGCTCATCTTCATCTGGTCTGTCTCCACGGGAACTTTGAGGAATTTcaaattcattcaaataatttttattttggagtgtcaatatatgttttcattgtaagttattttaagatgattataattaattatacacacACTTCTAAGTGtttgtgtgtgcgtgtgtgtgtaacGTCAATTGATTTGATGAATCAAATTATTGTGTGAATCAAATCCATGTCCCGCGAGCAGCGTTGTGTTTAGAACGCCTCTCGACTGGACTTCCTACTGAATGTGTTCCTGTCTCCAGTGAGAGTGAACGCGGGTACGGGCGAGGTGGCGACCGCGGAGTACTTGTCCATGGAGCAGTTCGTGTCCCGGCACGGCTCCTGTGACGTCACAGGACACGTGCACTCCGCGCTCACACAGCTCCAGGGACTCCGCCCGGGGAGATACGTGCTCCGACATGAGGTATACCGACAATTTGGTACCTGACTAATTGTGTGATAAGCGAAGACTAGATATTTTCCATAAGagacaaaaatttcatttttttctcagtctgatacaaaattttatctaagaTCGCCTAAgacttgtatatattttattgattcctCATTATTTCCCATCAGTGTCTGTAATAAACAAACGAGGTATTTCCTCTCGCTAAtagtctatataaataaaacgacaaCTAAAcagattacaaataaaatagaaaaaatactgctctattatattttgaaggtACAACCATATTATTCAGTACTAGCCGCTTGGTGTGTGTGTCGTTGCACACGCGACAACCGTTTAATAACAAGTACAAGTCCAGagacaaataaatgtatagttcttaaatatatgatgTATGTGTGAGTAAAGTTGCATCGAATGATGTCCAGCCGAGTCACGGCTGCAACGCCCTGCTGCTGGCGGCGGGGGACGGGGCGGGGCTCCAGGCGCGGCCCGGGCGGGACGCGGACGACGCGCTGCTGCTGAGGACACCGCCCACCATCAGCACCGACCTGCTGCCCTATCACAAGCAAGTCTACAGACACAACTATACAGATATATAGGAACGTCAGGCAGCTGCCTCACAGCGGTCTCGGCTGGTCGCATCCGTCACGGGGGCGTGATGATGGGAACCCAATAGTAAAAGCGCACGTGGACCGACCAACACCACGCTCCTCGAAATGTCCACAACTGTATACAAGCCAACAGGATGGGCGTGGGCCTTCGTCTGGCTGTCCATAGAACGGCCGCCGTCCCCACGCTCAGTGACACAACCTAACCTGTTGGGGGGAATCCGCGTCACGGGTTGCATTCATACGTTACTGAGGCTATAGAATGTATATTATACCCAGAGGTATCTCTAAGTCAGTTGAGGCACCCGGGAGCTGTTTTCCtgttattttagtttacattaatggttattaagtaaaataatctcAGCTTTCACATGGATTTAATACactcgatttttttatttgttgtcaGCCAGGAACCTGTAAGGTACCCAAACACATGACACTAGTATCTGATCGCTCGCTCACTATAACGAGGAATTTAAAgagaaattcaaaaataagtcAAGATTATTAGAATGAGAAGAAACCTCGAGAACAATGCAGAGTTAAATAGCTTttgctt comes from the Danaus plexippus chromosome 15, MEX_DaPlex, whole genome shotgun sequence genome and includes:
- the LOC116766148 gene encoding uncharacterized protein LOC116766148 isoform X3, with the protein product MEHIRQFDWCYSQPDIYFVKEEDLAHSVTEKILRNKFHDPLISSDSEDENVKVDWDQVFSKTQSADKVHRIFVPCLTPLPQYLKKSALTEHQHYQCIKVLCSQNLHVLEQEFVPRPTKSDYKVFEELKSIYEQEQKEYREWAKSLWATTHCVRALKPKPILEAVYEALNKLKAHKMQCYPKTFSLAAQIPLDYKNDSFEMVLEEDLINVDLSSLPIIDKIDLSKKFVVMKSHPVPEPCKKHICRFILPNEKTMSMLPLWSVESELAQYCLDRGAICVASEDALGCLVELDRPWDLALSVHRVTDPDGEPVNILILGEEFVANKESPLTRSYKAFKYLLEQELIPASEKLKQSAGNGDDSDENTDDIDLDGSSDDENNRLCIDDAQMDVTQDMEEGDSKAGDDMPSGRLDTCDDNEFELNRCTCKGTMFETPPPRSFRKWRITDRTNDDSFSVIVHCEHRLRDKHSELIVEPTPEYQLELGAAALSQGRLRKLALAGRIRKNAGVLHVRVNAGTGEVATAEYLSMEQFVSRHGSCDVTGHVHSALTQLQGLRPGRYVLRHEPSHGCNALLLAAGDGAGLQARPGRDADDALLLRTPPTISTDLLPYHKFRRILPCAFTPHERQVQRVPARALARHRTPPRALQWPKKKKKKKPKN
- the LOC116766148 gene encoding uncharacterized protein LOC116766148 isoform X2, which codes for MEHIRQFDWCYSQPDIYFVKEEDLAHSVTEKILRNKFHDPLISSDSEDENVKVDWDQVFSKTQSADKVHRIFVPCLTPLPQYLKKSALTEHQHYQCIKVLCSQNLHVLEQEFVPRPTKSDYKVFEELKSIYEQEQKEYREWAKSLWATTHCVRALKPKPILEAVYEALNKLKAHKMQCYPKTFSLAAQIPLDYKNDSFEMVLEEDLINVDLSSLPIIDKIDLSKKFVVMKSHPVPEPCKKHICRFILPNEKTMSMLPLWSVESELAQYCLDRGAICVASEDALGCLVELDRPWDLALSVHRVTDPDGEPVNILILGEEFVANKESPLTRSYKAFKYLLEQELIPASEKLKQSAGNGDDSDENTDDIDLDGSSDDENNRLCIDDAQMDVTQDMEEGDSKAGDDMPSGRLDTCDDNEFELNRCTCKGTMFETPPPRSFRKWRITDRTNDDSFSVIVHCEHRLRDKHSELIVEPTPEYQLELGAAALSQGRLRKLALAGRIRKNAGVLHVRVNAGTGEVATAEYLSMEQFVSRHGSCDVTGHVHSALTQLQGLRPGRYVLRHEPSHGCNALLLAAGDGAGLQARPGRDADDALLLRTPPTISTDLLPYHKFRRILPCAFTPHERQVQRVPARALARHRTPPRALQCEAAAVEGQRKWPKKKKKKKPKN
- the LOC116766148 gene encoding uncharacterized protein LOC116766148 isoform X1, whose protein sequence is MEHIRQFDWCYSQPDIYFVKEEDLAHSVTEKILRNKFHDPLISSDSEDENVKVDWDQVFSKTQSADKVHRIFVPCLTPLPQYLKKSALTEHQHYQCIKVLCSQNLHVLEQEFVPRPTKSDYKVFEELKSIYEQEQKEYREWAKSLWATTHCVRALKPKPILEAVYEALNKLKAHKMQCYPKTFSLAAQIPLDYKNDSFEMVLEEDLINVDLSSLPIIDKIDLSKKFVVMKSHPVPEPCKKHICRFILPNEKTMSMLPLWSVESELAQYCLDRGAICVASEDALGCLVELDRPWDLALSVHRVTDPDGEPVNILILGEEFVANKESPLTRSYKAFKYLLEQELIPASEKLKQSAGNGDDSDENTDDIDLDGSSDDENNRLCIDDAQMDVTQDMEEGDSKAGDDMPSGRLDTCDDNEFELNRCTCKGTMFETPPPRSFRKWRITDRTNDDSFSVIVHCEHRLRDKHSELIVEPTPEYQLELGAAALSQGRLRKLALAGRIRKNAGVLHVRVNAGTGEVATAEYLSMEQFVSRHGSCDVTGHVHSALTQLQGLRPGRYVLRHEPSHGCNALLLAAGDGAGLQARPGRDADDALLLRTPPTISTDLLPYHKFRRILPCAFTPHERQVQRVPARALARHRTPPRALQCEAAAVEGQRKVGTSIAMNVKYDMYRAPTASRHEHGRGPS